In one window of Paracoccus saliphilus DNA:
- a CDS encoding DUF2484 family protein produces the protein MNEPHVISGVMALSWMVLAALLPRVAWRYRAPAFWGMIVMGVPVLGWLTLHWGPGIGVAAFAIGLCVLLFQPLRPRDGKAGRTLHDTAPPGPGTT, from the coding sequence ATGAACGAGCCGCATGTCATCTCTGGCGTGATGGCGTTGTCTTGGATGGTGCTGGCGGCCCTTTTGCCGCGAGTGGCATGGCGCTACAGGGCGCCTGCGTTCTGGGGAATGATCGTGATGGGTGTGCCGGTGCTGGGCTGGCTGACCCTGCATTGGGGGCCGGGGATCGGTGTCGCCGCTTTCGCGATCGGGCTTTGCGTGCTGCTGTTCCAGCCCCTGCGCCCAAGGGATGGCAAAGCGGGGCGAACGCTGCATGACACTGCCCCGCCGGGGCCGGGAACCACGTGA
- the murC gene encoding UDP-N-acetylmuramate--L-alanine ligase, whose amino-acid sequence MNAATKLPFDLGPIHFVGIGGIGMSGIAEVLLTLGYSVQGSDLKRSKITDRLEGLGAKIFEGQEAGNIGEAGVVVISTAIKKGNPELEEARRRGLPVVRRAEMLAELMRMKSNIAVAGTHGKTTTTTMVATLLDAGGLDPTVINGGVIHAYGSNARAGEGEWMVVEADESDGSFNRLPADIAIVTNIDPEHMEHWGSFDALRQGFYDFTSGIPFYGLAVCCTDHPEVQALVGRLTDRRVMTFGFNAQADVRAVNLHYDKGIAQFDIALQGERDESGDEGDMIEGCTLPMPGDHNVSNCLAAVAVARHLGMKKSEIRDALANFAGVGRRFTRVGEVDGVTIIDDYGHHPVEIAAVLKAARQASSGRVIAVHQPHRYSRLSSLFDDFCTCFNEADVVAIAEVYAAGEDPIPGAGRDDLVAGLIAHGHRHARAILNEEDLTRLVREQARPGDMVVCLGAGTISGWANALPDRLRDEAA is encoded by the coding sequence ATGAACGCCGCGACCAAATTGCCATTCGATCTCGGCCCGATCCATTTTGTCGGTATCGGCGGCATCGGTATGTCCGGCATCGCCGAAGTGCTTCTGACACTTGGATATTCCGTGCAGGGCAGCGACCTGAAACGCTCCAAGATCACCGACCGGCTGGAAGGGCTGGGCGCGAAGATCTTCGAGGGGCAGGAAGCCGGGAATATCGGCGAGGCAGGGGTGGTCGTCATTTCGACCGCGATCAAGAAGGGTAACCCCGAGCTGGAAGAGGCCCGACGCCGCGGCCTTCCCGTCGTGCGCCGCGCCGAGATGCTGGCCGAGCTGATGCGGATGAAGTCGAATATCGCCGTCGCCGGCACCCATGGCAAGACGACCACCACCACCATGGTCGCCACGCTGCTGGATGCGGGCGGGCTCGATCCGACCGTGATCAATGGCGGGGTGATCCACGCCTATGGTTCGAACGCGCGGGCCGGAGAGGGCGAATGGATGGTGGTCGAGGCCGACGAAAGCGATGGCAGCTTCAACCGCCTGCCCGCCGATATCGCCATCGTTACCAATATAGATCCCGAACATATGGAGCATTGGGGCAGTTTCGACGCGCTGCGCCAGGGCTTTTACGATTTCACTTCGGGGATTCCCTTCTATGGGCTGGCGGTCTGCTGCACGGATCATCCAGAGGTTCAGGCGCTGGTCGGCCGTCTGACGGATCGCCGGGTGATGACATTCGGCTTCAACGCGCAGGCTGATGTGCGGGCGGTGAACCTGCATTACGACAAGGGCATCGCGCAATTCGACATTGCCTTGCAGGGCGAGCGTGACGAATCCGGCGACGAAGGTGACATGATCGAAGGCTGTACCCTGCCGATGCCGGGCGATCACAATGTCTCGAACTGCCTCGCTGCTGTAGCAGTCGCCCGCCATCTGGGCATGAAGAAATCCGAGATCCGCGATGCGCTTGCGAATTTTGCAGGTGTCGGACGGCGCTTTACCCGTGTGGGAGAGGTGGACGGCGTCACCATCATCGATGATTACGGTCATCACCCGGTCGAGATCGCCGCAGTGCTGAAAGCAGCAAGGCAGGCCAGCAGCGGCCGGGTTATCGCCGTGCATCAGCCGCATCGCTATTCCCGTTTATCGAGCCTTTTCGATGATTTCTGCACCTGTTTCAACGAGGCCGATGTCGTTGCCATCGCCGAGGTCTATGCTGCGGGCGAAGACCCGATCCCCGGTGCGGGCCGGGACGATCTGGTCGCCGGGCTGATTGCGCATGGCCATCGGCACGCACGCGCGATCCTGAACGAGGAGGACCTGACACGGCTTGTGCGTGAGCAGGCCCGCCCCGGCGATATGGTCGTCTGCCTTGGGGCCGGGACGATCTCTGGCTGGGCAAATGCGCTTCCGGACCGGTTGCGGGACGAGGCCGCATGA
- the murG gene encoding undecaprenyldiphospho-muramoylpentapeptide beta-N-acetylglucosaminyltransferase encodes MPAPLALIAAGGTGGHMFPAQALAELLLAEGWRVRLSTDERGARYAGGFPEAVERSVVQSATTARGGIVGKLTAPFKIASGVLAARKGFRRDRPAVVIGFGGYPTIPALAAAVSMGLPRMIHEQNGVMGRVNRLFARRVNRIACGIWPTELPAGVEGIHTGNPVRASVLDRAGAAYAIPAEGDLHLLVIGGSQGARVLSDIVPEAIAALPEELRARLHVSHQARAEDGDRVVEAYRDASVRAEVQPFFADVPERLARAQLVISRSGASSIADITAIGRPAILIPLASATGDHQTANARALSEAGAALILPESQLDAKQLTRDIGAILGDPARAQAMAAAARQLGRPDAAQRLYDIVTEIAA; translated from the coding sequence ATGCCGGCTCCTTTGGCCCTGATCGCTGCCGGTGGAACCGGTGGCCACATGTTTCCCGCGCAGGCTCTGGCCGAATTGCTGCTGGCCGAGGGCTGGCGCGTCAGGCTGTCCACGGATGAACGTGGCGCGCGCTATGCGGGGGGCTTCCCCGAGGCGGTCGAACGCTCGGTGGTGCAATCGGCGACAACGGCCCGGGGCGGCATCGTCGGCAAGCTGACCGCGCCGTTCAAGATCGCGTCCGGGGTGTTGGCCGCGCGCAAGGGATTTCGCCGCGACCGTCCCGCCGTGGTGATCGGTTTCGGTGGCTATCCGACCATCCCGGCGCTGGCGGCGGCGGTCAGCATGGGGCTGCCGAGGATGATCCATGAACAAAATGGCGTGATGGGGCGGGTGAACCGGCTCTTTGCGCGGCGGGTCAACCGCATCGCCTGCGGGATATGGCCGACCGAATTGCCTGCAGGTGTCGAAGGGATCCATACCGGCAACCCGGTTCGCGCCTCGGTGCTGGATCGCGCCGGGGCCGCCTATGCAATCCCGGCGGAGGGGGATTTGCATCTTCTGGTGATCGGCGGCTCTCAGGGGGCGCGGGTCCTGTCGGATATCGTGCCCGAGGCCATCGCCGCGCTTCCCGAAGAGCTGCGTGCACGGCTGCATGTCAGCCATCAGGCCCGTGCCGAGGATGGGGACAGGGTGGTCGAGGCCTACCGCGACGCGAGCGTTCGGGCCGAAGTGCAGCCCTTCTTCGCCGATGTTCCTGAGCGGCTGGCGAGGGCGCAACTGGTCATCAGCCGTTCGGGCGCCTCTTCCATTGCCGATATCACGGCGATCGGACGGCCCGCGATCCTGATCCCGCTGGCGAGTGCGACCGGCGATCACCAGACCGCCAATGCGCGCGCCCTGTCCGAGGCCGGGGCGGCGCTCATCCTGCCGGAATCGCAGCTTGACGCCAAGCAATTGACGCGCGACATCGGCGCGATCCTGGGCGACCCCGCGCGGGCGCAGGCGATGGCCGCCGCTGCGCGGCAGCTTGGCCGTCCCGATGCGGCGCAGCGTCTTTATGATATAGTGACGGAGATAGCAGCATGA
- the ftsW gene encoding putative lipid II flippase FtsW, translating into MTEMVFGTAPSRAGDPILPRWWRTIDKWSLACVLGLFAMGLLLGLAASVPLAEKNNLPRFYYVERQAAFGGLALIVMLVFSMMSPRQVRRLGVLGFIGAFLLILALPVIGTDHGKGAVRWLSIAGMSLQPSEFLKPGFVALCAWFMAASQEVGGPPGKLYSFVAACVIVLLLALQPDFGQASLVLFAWLVMYFVAGAPMLFLVGVAGLAGIGGFFAYGSSEHFARRINGFLSPEVDPRTQIGYATNAIQEGGFFGVGVGEGSVKWSLPDAHTDFIIAVAAEEYGLIMVLAIIALYCTIVLRSLLRLLKERDPFARIAGAGLACSFGVQALINMGVAVRLLPAKGMTLPFVSYGGSSVIASAVAMGALLALTRTRPQGEMSEILRRGH; encoded by the coding sequence ATGACCGAGATGGTCTTTGGCACAGCCCCTTCGCGGGCAGGTGATCCGATTCTTCCCAGATGGTGGCGCACCATCGACAAGTGGTCCCTGGCCTGTGTGCTGGGGCTTTTCGCGATGGGGTTGCTTCTTGGGCTGGCGGCCTCGGTTCCGCTGGCCGAAAAGAACAATCTGCCGCGGTTCTATTACGTCGAAAGACAGGCCGCGTTCGGCGGGCTGGCATTGATCGTGATGCTGGTCTTCTCGATGATGTCGCCCCGGCAGGTGCGGCGATTGGGCGTGCTGGGCTTTATCGGCGCTTTCCTGCTGATCCTCGCATTGCCGGTGATCGGGACCGATCACGGCAAGGGCGCGGTCCGCTGGCTCAGCATCGCGGGGATGTCGCTGCAACCCTCGGAGTTCCTGAAACCCGGCTTCGTGGCGCTTTGCGCATGGTTCATGGCAGCCAGCCAGGAAGTCGGCGGCCCTCCGGGCAAGCTCTATTCCTTCGTGGCCGCTTGCGTCATCGTGCTTCTTCTGGCCCTGCAGCCCGACTTCGGCCAGGCGTCGCTGGTGCTGTTCGCGTGGCTGGTGATGTATTTCGTTGCCGGAGCGCCGATGCTGTTCTTGGTGGGCGTGGCGGGGCTGGCCGGTATCGGCGGCTTTTTCGCCTATGGCTCCTCTGAACATTTCGCCCGCCGCATCAACGGTTTCCTGTCGCCAGAGGTCGATCCGCGTACTCAGATAGGCTATGCGACCAATGCCATCCAGGAAGGCGGCTTTTTCGGGGTCGGTGTGGGCGAGGGCAGCGTGAAATGGTCGCTGCCGGATGCGCATACCGATTTCATCATCGCCGTGGCGGCCGAGGAATACGGGTTGATCATGGTCCTGGCTATCATCGCGCTCTACTGCACCATCGTCTTGCGTTCGCTGCTGCGCCTGTTGAAGGAACGCGACCCATTTGCCCGGATCGCGGGCGCCGGTCTGGCCTGTTCCTTCGGTGTGCAGGCATTGATCAACATGGGCGTCGCGGTGCGGTTGTTGCCTGCCAAGGGGATGACACTGCCATTCGTGAGTTACGGCGGCTCTTCGGTCATCGCCTCGGCGGTCGCGATGGGGGCTCTGCTTGCGCTGACCCGCACCCGCCCGCAAGGCGAGATGTCCGAGATCCTGCGGCGGGGGCACTGA
- a CDS encoding urea carboxylase-associated family protein: MKPECPDHPAPDDAARRRAVAPVICYPVDALPRPDIAAYRAVREGWTPVAQVTVPPREARCFEVPAGHFFRITSVEGPQVGDLNLWSADLSERFYSGKSRALHGTHLGTGDRLWSSFPTLRPLATITEDTLDWYGFDEYGGGVHDVIGTRCDPYTHNLLSDGGQYHHCCHSNLTRALAEHRGMPLAEAEAHVHDVLNVFMCTGFTRDTGQYFMKASPVRPGDYLEFFAEIDLLGALSACPGGDCGSAHSSDEAACHPLLVELFRPANPPAGWAPPTLNGYDRTHGTGKA, encoded by the coding sequence ATGAAACCCGAATGTCCAGATCACCCCGCCCCGGACGATGCTGCGCGGCGCCGTGCCGTCGCCCCGGTCATCTGCTATCCGGTCGATGCCCTGCCGCGTCCCGACATTGCCGCCTACCGCGCAGTCCGCGAGGGCTGGACCCCTGTCGCGCAGGTGACGGTCCCGCCGCGCGAGGCGCGTTGCTTCGAGGTTCCGGCGGGACATTTCTTTCGTATCACCAGCGTGGAGGGGCCGCAGGTCGGCGACCTGAACCTGTGGTCCGCCGACCTCTCCGAGCGTTTCTATTCCGGCAAGAGCCGGGCGCTGCACGGCACGCATCTTGGCACGGGCGATCGGCTGTGGTCGTCCTTTCCGACACTGAGGCCGTTGGCCACGATCACCGAGGATACGCTGGACTGGTACGGCTTCGACGAATATGGCGGAGGAGTCCATGACGTGATCGGCACGCGCTGCGATCCCTATACGCATAACCTTCTGTCCGATGGCGGGCAGTATCACCATTGCTGCCATTCGAACCTGACCCGCGCGCTGGCCGAACATCGCGGCATGCCGCTGGCCGAGGCAGAGGCTCATGTACATGACGTGCTCAATGTCTTCATGTGCACCGGCTTTACCCGCGACACCGGGCAGTATTTCATGAAGGCGAGTCCCGTGCGCCCCGGCGATTATCTGGAATTCTTCGCCGAGATCGACCTTCTGGGCGCGCTCTCGGCCTGTCCCGGCGGGGATTGCGGCAGCGCGCATTCCTCGGACGAGGCGGCCTGTCATCCGCTTCTGGTCGAACTGTTCCGGCCCGCGAATCCGCCTGCGGGTTGGGCACCGCCCACGCTAAACGGTTATGATCGGACCCATGGGACGGGGAAGGCGTAA